In Methanomicrobia archaeon, the genomic stretch AGTTTCCGCGAATCCGCCCCTTATGGAGCTTGTCCCGCAGCATCGTATGAGTTACTACCGTCATGTTCCCCGACCTCGAAGACAAGAAAGAGACGAGCTAGCAGTTGCGTGTAGCCGTCGTGCCTCTTCGCACCACCTTACGAACAAGATAAATGCACGCCCCAGTTTAAATAACTTAGGGTCGCATGCCCATAGGATAAGGACAATAGTTTTGGATATACTGGTAATCATGTGGTTTTCCGTTCGTGAGATTACTTCCTGCCTACGAGCCCCGTTCCGCCCTCCGGTCATCACCGGGTAGAGATCGTGCCGGCGCGCCCACGCGAGGAAGAGGTCTAGCTCGGTCATAACGCCCTCCGTACCCGTTCGCGTCCCTGGATTTCGACGCAGGCCGGGCAGAGGCGGCCTTTCCATCCCGCAGCCTCGATCCCGGCCTCAGTGTAGAACCGCCGGCCCTTTCCGCAACCCAAGCAAATCTTCAGGATCCCTTCGACGTCACTGAGGCTCATCGTTCGCACCTCCCAAGGGTGGCGAGCGAAGTCTGCATGAAGTCGCGCGGATAGTGACCCTTGCTGCGTTCTAGGAGGCCAACGAGCTCTTTGGTCGCGAACGAGAGATCTTGGATGGCGCGAATGTGCGAATGGATGTTCTCAGCGAAGAGGACCTGATTCTGCTGGATCCCATTCATGGCCCTGAGCACAAAGTCGGTCGTGATCGGGTACTCTTTGAGCGAGTTGAAGAAATCCTGGACCTTCAGGTTGTCGAGATCCGCGGTCTCGGCGTGCACCGTCTCCGCCTCGTGGAGATTGAACGAATTGTCAATGACGAACCACAGCCCCTTAGTCGTGCGCACCTGCAGCTTCTTGCCTTCCGCATCGTACTGCTCGGCCAGCGCATTCTTCACAAGCGCATAGTGCTGCTTAGATACTTTGAAACGGTACTGCCGGCCGGCGCGTTCCGTGAAGTCCGCGTCGAGCGCGCGTTCGAGCTGCCTGACGAGCTGGAAGAGCTTGTAGAGCGCGAGCTGTTTCGAGTCCTTGCTCGTGTTCGCGAAGTATGACGCGCGATCGAAGAGGATAACGGACGGGTTCGTCAGCCAAACCTTGCGGCCCTTGAAGATGATGCGCTGCCCGCCGCCCGCGATGCGGAGTGGCGTGAAGTCAAGTCCGTGCTCGAGGAGGAAGCGTCGGCGCATTTCACCCGTCCAGTTCCGCAGCCCCTTCGGAACCTTGAGCGTAAGCATGAACGCGTGCGCTCGGACGGTATCGGGTTTCACCGTGGAGAAGTTCGAATTTTTGGTTGAAGAAGTACGAAAAGGGTCGGTCTTGTCCTGACCTACTTGGGTTGTTTTTCGTACTTCTTTTGGAGGCTCCGCGAGCACTTCCCAGACCCCGTACCCGCACTTCGAAACGACGCCGAGGCGCTTCAGCTGGTCGAGATGGTACTGCAGCGTGGTTTTTGGTACTTTGAGTTGCGCTGCGATTTGCGCGGGCCGGAGGCCGCTTCGGAGGAGTTGTACTAGGGACAAGTTCGAATAAGAGGCCGGTCTTGTGGGTGGGTCTTGAATTCGTACTTCTTTCGATTGGAGATCGAGTATGCACGAGTTCTTCACTGGTCGCGGAGAATGGCTTCGGCGATCGCCCTAGCGAGTAGTGGCGGGACTGCATCACCGAGTTGGTGATAGCGTTGATCGAGCGTACCCTTGAAGATGTAATCGTCGGGGAACGATTGACAGCGAACACACTCCAACCAGGATAATCGCCTCAGTTTGCCCTGGTCCCAGATGATCGTGGATGGTGCACGGAGGCCGTGGAACTCGGTTGCGGTGAGCGTGAAGGGCACGTCCTCCTCGTCGAGAACATGTAAAGCAAACGAGCACTTCTTCCTACCCAATTGGTTCGCGCGCCTGATCGCGCCCGCGATGCCGTCCTTAGAGACGATCTTCGCGCCGCCAGGATACACGATCGTGCCGAACTTCACCCACGGCAAAAGTTCGCGATCGTCGAGCGTGCGCTGAGGATGCTTTGCGTGCGTTGGCAGTGGGTACGGGTACTCGCCAGCGATGCACCGCAGACGCTGCTGCGGCACGCCGTAGTTGGCCGCGCATAGGAGATTGTAGGGCGTGCCGAAAGGTAGGTACCATGCGATCGAGGGCACGTTTTCGAGGATCCAGTATTTGGGCTTGTGCTCTTGTACGATTTGTAGAAAGTGGTTGGTGAGTGTCATATCATACGTCCGGACGCGTTTGGCGAGGCTGAACTCGGTACAGGGCGTGCTCCCGATGACCACATCGGCCTCAGGCAGTTTGTCCGCGGAAAGATCAAGGATGTCCATCTGCCAGGTTTCGATCTCTGGATGATTTAGATTGTAGGAAGAGAGCGCTATCGGGTCGATATCAACACCAAGGATCACATCGAACCCGGCCATCTTGAACCCGAGCGTGGAGCCGCCGGCGCCGCAGAAAAGGTCGATGACTTTCACGCGTCTCTCGTCACTGCTGCAAGAGCGGACTGGTAGACCCGCCATTCCTCAATCGTCGTGAGAATGATGCCATTACCGAGGTCGATGACAAACCCCTGGGCGAGAAGGGCAGAGACGATAGCCTCCCTGAGGCGACGTCCATTTGTCCGCCTAGTCTCGGGAGGGATGAATGTGCAGTCCCAGCGCATTAAAAACCGCGAGTAGTGATACTCATTGACGCGGACAGTGCCAAAAAGCTCCAGGTACCTGATGAGGTCCTGCTCAGAGATCTCGCGTGCGTCATCGATGAAGTGCCCTTCGGGATTGCATTTCCGCTTGTAGTAGATAGGCGGATAGTCCATGAAATCAGCCTATATCTCCGCTGGCGGAAAGCCACAGATAAAATTGGCGATGGTGATAAGAGGCTTCGCGCAAAAACGGCAAAACAGCTTTGGAGTAGGCTTACCAGGAGGAACAGATCGTGCAATTTCTTGTCTTAGTGTACATACCGCGCGACAAACCTAATTCTCCGCTGAGAGAGAAGTTATAGCTAGGAGGTGAAACTAGCTAAACAAGAATGGAGGAACTAGCTCAGCTATGGAGTAAGTTGTCGCTGAAGTAGGTTATCGTACTTGATTGCCTGTTCCGTTTTAGAAGCGATCACTGGGGCGCAGCCATATTTTCTGG encodes the following:
- a CDS encoding DNA cytosine methyltransferase; its protein translation is MAGLPVRSCSSDERRVKVIDLFCGAGGSTLGFKMAGFDVILGVDIDPIALSSYNLNHPEIETWQMDILDLSADKLPEADVVIGSTPCTEFSLAKRVRTYDMTLTNHFLQIVQEHKPKYWILENVPSIAWYLPFGTPYNLLCAANYGVPQQRLRCIAGEYPYPLPTHAKHPQRTLDDRELLPWVKFGTIVYPGGAKIVSKDGIAGAIRRANQLGRKKCSFALHVLDEEDVPFTLTATEFHGLRAPSTIIWDQGKLRRLSWLECVRCQSFPDDYIFKGTLDQRYHQLGDAVPPLLARAIAEAILRDQ
- a CDS encoding ArsR family transcriptional regulator, producing MKNSCILDLQSKEVRIQDPPTRPASYSNLSLVQLLRSGLRPAQIAAQLKVPKTTLQYHLDQLKRLGVVSKCGYGVWEVLAEPPKEVRKTTQVGQDKTDPFRTSSTKNSNFSTVKPDTVRAHAFMLTLKVPKGLRNWTGEMRRRFLLEHGLDFTPLRIAGGGQRIIFKGRKVWLTNPSVILFDRASYFANTSKDSKQLALYKLFQLVRQLERALDADFTERAGRQYRFKVSKQHYALVKNALAEQYDAEGKKLQVRTTKGLWFVIDNSFNLHEAETVHAETADLDNLKVQDFFNSLKEYPITTDFVLRAMNGIQQNQVLFAENIHSHIRAIQDLSFATKELVGLLERSKGHYPRDFMQTSLATLGRCER